From a region of the Sesamum indicum cultivar Zhongzhi No. 13 linkage group LG3, S_indicum_v1.0, whole genome shotgun sequence genome:
- the LOC105158004 gene encoding exocyst complex component EXO70A1-like: FLAKGLCEAMAGIPDGGEHHVIAAVHHLVKALEATTILSNDNVIRTLLADLDTHLSTMIRVDEAEAENIREIETRLMSAQHTIMSLHSNHSRIWDSTCVIVLEYLQAVAEVQRLAETLQNMPLQRSSRSKELFDQAHSILQMAMARLQEELIHILVQNKQYFDHECVSLLSCEQNPIYEEESVVPNEDELFENASQTESSSIENEEYVMDLIHPDVVPHIKSIADVMFASGYNQEFCQAFCGFWRDTFTEYLTILDVEQFSIEDVLQMEWKYLNSRIRMWRHAVKSIISIYLASAKRLFNHVLGEHGHISSACLIEASKAPILCLLNFGQAVSIGPHKPEWLYCLLDMYEVLAALVPDVDALFPEEIGSLVRVEFYELLRRLGDSATVIFKELGNHIALCSSTTPFPSGGIHPLTKYIINYIMCFAEYGDTLNLLLQAPETVNSDVGQNAVATHLQSLILILEANLDEKSKLYKESPLKHIFMMNNIHYMVQKIWDSKIVRYFGDDWIRNHVGKFRQHAMCYERVTWSSILALLRDDGITGKATLKARCRDFAAAFEDVHKNQTRWRVPDPRLREDLRISASKSVIPAYRNFVSKITSSIGEKQIKYTVQDLETYILDLLEGSSKSLNHSRRR, translated from the coding sequence TTCTTGGCAAAAGGTCTTTGTGAAGCGATGGCGGGAATCCCGGATGGGGGGGAACACCATGTGATTGCTGCGGTTCATCACCTGGTGAAGGCCCTCGAGGCGACTACGATATTGAGCAATGATAATGTTATAAGAACACTTCTAGCAGATCTGGACACCCATTTGTCGACAATGATCAGGGTCGATGAGGCTGAAGCAGAGAATATTAGAGAAATCGAGACTAGGCTCATGTCGGCTCAGCACACCATCATGAGTTTGCATTCAAACCACTCAAGGATATGGGATTCTACCTGTGTCATAGTGTTGGAGTACTTACAGGCAGTTGCTGAGGTCCAGAGATTGGCAGAAACGTTGCAGAATATGCCATTACAGAGAAGCAGCAGAAGTAAGGAACTTTTCGATCAGGCACACAGTATTCTGCAGATGGCTATGGCCAGGCTCCAAGAAGAGCTCATCCATATTCTTGTCCAAAATAAGcaatattttgatcatgaaTGCGTCTCCCTCCTGTCTTGTGAACAGAATCCCATATATGAGGAGGAATCAGTTGTCCCAAACGAAGATGAGTTGTTTGAGAATGCATCTCAAACGGAGAGCAGCAGCATAGAGAATGAGGAATATGTGATGGATTTGATCCATCCAGATGTGGTACCTCATATAAAGTCCATTGCTGATGTAATGTTCGCTTCTGGCTACAATCAAGAGTTCTGTCAGGCTTTCTGCGGGTTCTGGAGGGACACGTTCACCGAGTATTTGACAATTCTTGACGTCGAACAGTTCAGCATCGAAGATGTGCTCCAGATGGAGTGGAAATATTTGAACTCCAGAATCAGGATGTGGCGCCATGCGGTAAAGAGCATCATCAGCATCTATCTTGCTAGCGCAAAGCGGCTGTTCAACCATGTTCTGGGAGAACACGGCCATATCAGTTCAGCTTGCTTAATCGAGGCCTCAAAAGCTCCTATCCTGTGCCTCTTGAATTTTGGTCAGGCTGTGTCCATTGGACCTCATAAACCAGAATGGCTCTATTGCTTGCTTGATATGTATGAGGTTTTGGCTGCTCTTGTACCGGATGTGGATGCTTTGTTTCCCGAAGAGATTGGCTCGTTGGTCAGGGTTGAGTTCTACGAGCTTTTGAGGAGGCTAGGGGATTCTGCCACCGTCATCTTTAAAGAGTTAGGGAACCATATTGCCCTGTGCTCGTCTACAACCCCGTTCCCGAGTGGTGGTATTCACCCTCTCACCAAGTATATCATAAACTACATCATGTGTTTCGCAGAGTACGGGGATACTCTCAATTTACTCCTTCAAGCTCCAGAAACAGTAAACTCAGATGTTGGGCAGAATGCAGTTGCTACTCACCTGCAGTCGTTGATATTGATATTAGAAGCCAACTTAGATGAAAAGTCCAAGTTATACAAAGAAAGCCCGTTGAAACACATCTTTATGATGAATAACATCCACTACATGGTTCAAAAGATTTGGGACTCAAAAATTGTCCGCTACTTTGGTGATGACTGGATCAGAAACCATGTTGGGAAATTCCGGCAGCATGCAATGTGCTACGAACGAGTCACATGGAGTTCTATTCTTGCCTTGCTCCGTGACGATGGGATAACAGGGAAGGCAACTCTAAAGGCAAGATGCCGGGATTTCGCTGCTGCTTTTGAGGATGTGCATAAGAACCAAACGAGATGGCGTGTCCCAGACCCTCGACTTCGCGAAGATCTGAGGATCTCAGCTTCAAAGTCAGTCATCCCTGCATACCGGAACTTTGTTAGTAAGATCACCAGTTCGATTGGTGAAAAGCAAATTAAGTACACTGTACAAGACTTGGAAACTTACATCCTGGATCTTCTTGAGGGTTCATCAAAGTCGTTGAACCATTCGCGGAGGAGATAA
- the LOC105158005 gene encoding presenilin-like protein At2g29900, translating to MEQNPRPRTVLETLGEEIIRIVTPVSICMLSVVILVSILNGDSSSAGDLPITTMATIAYKESSSDSTWDKLKGALLNSLVFVAVVTVVTFLLVLLFYLRCTKFLKYYMGFSAFLVLGFMGGEIALLLIQDFSFPVDCITSAILLFNFTVVGVLAVFMSKMAIFVTQAYLVVIGMLVAYWFTLLPEWTTWVLLVAMALYDLAAVLLPGGPLRLLVELAMSRDEDIPALVYEARPVINDSGPSGGVVRRRVWREGRGDTDENQGLSTNTRSGLSSDSTPGTHLSVGIGEHEMNLADAEEGRVTGGDSELTTPLVQHINVQMNSSENAVPSENLVLEGIGLGSSGAIKLGLGDFIFYSVLVGRAAMYDFMTVYACYLAIIAGLGVTLMLLAFYRKALPALPVSIMLGVLFYLLTRLLLEDFVVQCSMNLLMF from the coding sequence ATGGAGCAGAATCCAAGACCCAGAACCGTTCTTGAAACACTAGGCGAAGAGATCATTAGAATTGTAACCCCAGTTTCAATATGCATGCTGTCAGTGGTAATTCTTGTTTCTATTCTCAATGGGGATTCCTCCTCCGCGGGCGACTTACCGATCACAACCATGGCCACCATAGCCTACAAGGAGAGTAGCTCAGACTCCACATGGGACAAGCTGAAGGGTGCCCTCTTGAATTCACTCGTCTTTGTTGCTGTTGTCACCGTGGTCACTTTCCTCTTGGTGCTTCTGTTCTACCTCAGATGCaccaaattcttgaaatactATATGGGTTTCTctgcttttcttgttttggggTTCATGGGGGGTGAGATTGCTCTTTTGTTGATCCAAGATTTCAGCTTTCCTGTTGACTGCATTACATCTGCTATTCTGTTGTTTAATTTCACTGTGGTTGGTGTTCTGGCTGTGTTCATGTCAAAGATGGCTATTTTTGTTACACAAGCTTACTTAGTTGTTATTGGGATGCTGGTGGCTTATTGGTTTACTCTTTTGCCTGAATGGACCACTTGGGTGCTCTTGGTTGCTATGGCATTGTATGATCTTGCTGCGGTTTTGTTGCCTGGTGGGCCTTTGAGGCTCTTGGTAGAGCTTGCTATGTCTAGGGATGAAGATATTCCTGCTCTAGTTTATGAGGCACGGCCCGTCATTAATGATTCTGGACCAAGTGGCGGTGTGGTGCGAAGAAGGGTATGGAGAGAGGGACGGGGCGATACGGATGAAAATCAAGGGCTTAGCACCAATACAAGGTCTGGTCTTTCTTCAGATTCTACTCCAGGGACACATTTATCAGTTGGAATTGGTGAACATGAGATGAATCTTGCTGATGCAGAAGAGGGTCGCGTTACCGGAGGGGATTCTGAGCTTACCACTCCTCTTGTTCAACATATAAATGTCCAGATGAACTCTTCAGAAAATGCTGTTCCAAGTGAAAATCTTGTGCTTGAAGGAATTGGCTTGGGATCCTCAGGGGCAATCAAGCTTGGACTAGGTGACTTCATCTTTTACAGTGTGTTGGTTGGTAGAGCTGCTATGTATGACTTCATGACAGTCTATGCATGCTACCTTGCTATCATAGCTGGTCTTGGTGTAACTCTTATGCTCCTAGCATTTTATCGGAAGGCTTTGCCTGCTCTTCCTGTATCTATCATGCTAGGtgtgttattttatttgttgactCGGCTGTTGCTTGAAGATTTCGTTGTACAATGTTCTATGAACCTATTGATGTTCTAG